One Caulobacter segnis genomic window carries:
- a CDS encoding DUF6311 domain-containing protein codes for MRLSSSLSRGQIERIAFAAVVTIAPILLCGFMFGFDIPLASAKFWANPKNDMIAMTAAYEAYVRQPWTFPVTMVSGLQPEPFSIVFSDSIPWLAILLKASGLGPYFNPLGLFLLISYPLQAWGMIALLRSLGVKSRAALLLGAGLALLTPAWIARQFGHIALSGHWIVLWALALSVSSARFGLTGKRVAAFAGLAALATGIHAYHLVPVAACFGAALLSELAQQRGDAWKRVPLAAVAVLTAVAASAFLLGYAEGVGGTGGADALGLYSMNLLGPVWPQASNLLGQHWNGSWFDQTLAPNGQYFEGYQYQGAGFLLLLVVTVGLLVKDLVSGRRPEIGFWTRWTPLILAMLGLSSWAVGWIVYAGPAHLFDIPKPSGKLAEALSVFRAHGRFFWAPGYLLLAIGVNWVSRLQRPLGLGLLAALLLVQAYDTSPLRQGVRATFAEPDKVAVPAGMLTSPAIRNRPWVFRPTYFCSLNYGDIRVISQMALVATRTGGTLNTFATARATDTTPCDVVDPEVTKDAAPGDRRMTIVLSDGRLEGGFLQPVAKRADCYRFARGVICGRDLSGLEGLTPVAPGELGRAREPILSIRLDQPPRSPALVSGWSVLDPGGKGIWTVGHKAVFQLDAPANMGPGGFVIDVTAIGFSDQPIRPQHVTLYTEGRALGSHEVESSIFDKYRFTVPADVAKPGQTMVFTFDLPDARSARPDTRVLGIGVQEIKVLQ; via the coding sequence ATGCGTTTGTCGAGTAGCCTGTCGCGCGGCCAGATCGAGCGGATCGCCTTCGCCGCCGTCGTCACGATCGCGCCGATCCTGCTGTGCGGCTTCATGTTCGGCTTCGACATCCCGCTGGCGTCGGCCAAGTTCTGGGCCAATCCCAAGAACGACATGATCGCCATGACGGCGGCCTACGAGGCCTATGTCCGTCAGCCCTGGACCTTCCCGGTCACCATGGTCTCGGGCCTGCAGCCCGAGCCGTTCTCGATCGTGTTCAGCGACAGCATCCCCTGGCTGGCGATCCTGCTGAAGGCCTCGGGACTGGGCCCCTATTTCAATCCGCTGGGCCTGTTCCTGCTGATCAGCTACCCGCTGCAGGCCTGGGGCATGATCGCCCTGCTGCGGTCGCTGGGCGTCAAGAGCCGCGCGGCCCTGCTGCTGGGCGCGGGCCTGGCCCTGCTGACGCCGGCCTGGATCGCCCGCCAGTTCGGCCACATCGCCCTGAGCGGCCACTGGATCGTGCTGTGGGCCCTGGCGCTGTCGGTGTCATCGGCGCGCTTCGGCCTGACCGGCAAGCGAGTGGCGGCCTTCGCCGGCCTGGCGGCCCTGGCCACCGGCATCCACGCCTATCACCTGGTCCCGGTCGCGGCCTGTTTCGGCGCGGCCCTGCTGTCGGAACTGGCCCAGCAGCGCGGCGACGCCTGGAAGCGCGTCCCGCTGGCCGCCGTCGCCGTGCTGACGGCCGTGGCGGCCTCGGCCTTCCTGCTGGGCTACGCCGAGGGCGTGGGCGGAACCGGGGGCGCCGACGCCCTGGGCCTCTATTCGATGAACCTGCTGGGGCCGGTCTGGCCGCAGGCCTCGAACCTGCTGGGCCAGCACTGGAACGGCTCGTGGTTCGACCAGACCCTGGCCCCCAACGGCCAGTACTTCGAGGGCTACCAGTACCAGGGCGCGGGCTTCCTGCTGCTGCTGGTCGTCACCGTGGGCCTGCTGGTCAAGGACCTGGTCTCGGGCCGCCGTCCGGAGATCGGCTTCTGGACCCGTTGGACGCCGCTGATCCTGGCCATGCTGGGCTTAAGCTCCTGGGCCGTCGGCTGGATCGTCTATGCCGGCCCGGCCCACCTGTTCGACATCCCCAAGCCCAGCGGCAAGCTTGCCGAGGCCCTGTCGGTGTTCCGCGCCCACGGCCGCTTCTTCTGGGCGCCGGGCTATCTGCTGCTGGCCATCGGCGTGAACTGGGTCAGCCGTCTGCAGAGGCCGCTGGGCCTTGGCCTGCTGGCCGCGCTGCTGCTGGTCCAGGCCTATGACACCAGCCCCCTGCGCCAGGGCGTGCGGGCCACCTTCGCCGAGCCGGACAAGGTCGCCGTCCCGGCCGGCATGCTGACCAGCCCGGCCATCCGCAACCGGCCCTGGGTGTTCCGCCCGACCTATTTCTGCAGCCTCAACTACGGCGACATCCGGGTCATCAGCCAGATGGCCCTGGTGGCGACCCGCACCGGCGGAACGCTGAACACCTTCGCCACCGCCCGCGCCACCGACACGACACCCTGCGACGTGGTCGATCCCGAGGTGACCAAGGACGCCGCGCCCGGTGACCGCCGCATGACCATCGTGCTGTCGGACGGCCGGCTGGAGGGCGGCTTCCTGCAGCCCGTGGCCAAGCGCGCCGATTGCTATCGCTTCGCGCGGGGCGTGATCTGCGGCCGCGATCTTTCCGGCCTGGAGGGCCTGACCCCGGTGGCCCCCGGCGAGCTGGGCCGGGCGCGCGAGCCGATCCTGTCGATCCGCCTGGACCAGCCGCCCAGGTCGCCGGCCCTGGTCTCGGGCTGGTCCGTCCTGGATCCCGGCGGCAAGGGCATCTGGACGGTCGGCCACAAGGCGGTGTTCCAGCTGGACGCCCCGGCCAACATGGGCCCCGGCGGTTTCGTGATCGACGTCACCGCGATCGGCTTCTCGGACCAGCCGATCCGGCCCCAGCATGTCACCCTCTACACCGAGGGCCGCGCCCTGGGTTCGCACGAGGTGGAGTCGTCGATCTTCGACAAGTACCGCTTCACGGTGCCCGCCGACGTCGCCAAGCCGGGCCAGACCATGGTCTTCACCTTCGACCTGCCCGACGCCCGCTCGGCCCGTCCCGACACCCGGGTGCTGGGCATCGGGGTGCAGGAGATCAAGGTTCTGCAGTAG
- a CDS encoding NAD(P)H-binding protein, with protein sequence MRVAVIGAYGLVGSYVSARLLADGHEVVGVGRDLVQARRRFPAIDWKQADLAATGVEAWTALLAGATAVINCAGALQDSPRDDLRAVHVEGVRRLADACRVLGARLVHISAAGVEAGGPTAFNTTKHEAEALLEDASGLDWIILRPGLVLAPAAYGGTALLRGLAGFPGFVPVVHGDSRVQVVGAEDVAAAVARCLECDAPTRTKLDLVSDETVTLSDLTTRLRGWLGLPAAPVLDLPPALARITAVGADVLAFLGWRSPMRSAALAQLRMGVRGESGDAARLGLTLRSLDVLLATMPSGVQERWFARLYFAKPMILSCLFAFWLISGVIGLTVGFDAAVRTLSVAGVEPGQASAAVVGGSLVDIALALLVAHRRTAALALKGMLLVTAGYLAGGAIVRPDLWLDPMGPLIKSIPAAVLALAALAVLEER encoded by the coding sequence TTTCCCGCGATCGACTGGAAGCAGGCGGACCTCGCCGCGACCGGCGTGGAGGCATGGACCGCGCTGCTGGCCGGGGCGACCGCCGTGATCAACTGCGCCGGCGCGTTGCAGGACAGCCCGCGCGACGACCTGCGCGCCGTCCATGTCGAGGGCGTGCGGCGTCTGGCGGACGCCTGCCGGGTCCTGGGCGCGCGACTGGTCCATATCTCGGCCGCCGGGGTCGAGGCTGGCGGCCCGACCGCCTTCAACACCACCAAGCACGAGGCTGAGGCCCTGCTGGAGGATGCCAGCGGTCTCGACTGGATTATCCTGCGCCCGGGCCTGGTGCTGGCCCCGGCGGCCTATGGCGGCACGGCGCTGCTGCGCGGGCTGGCGGGCTTTCCCGGGTTCGTCCCGGTCGTCCATGGCGACAGCCGCGTGCAGGTGGTCGGCGCGGAGGACGTCGCCGCCGCCGTCGCCCGCTGCCTGGAATGCGATGCGCCGACACGGACGAAGCTCGATTTGGTCAGCGACGAGACCGTGACCCTCTCCGACCTGACGACCCGCTTGCGCGGCTGGCTGGGCTTGCCGGCCGCGCCCGTTCTCGACCTGCCACCGGCCCTGGCGCGGATCACGGCCGTCGGCGCTGACGTCCTGGCCTTTCTGGGCTGGCGAAGCCCGATGCGGAGCGCCGCCCTGGCCCAGCTGCGGATGGGCGTGCGCGGCGAGTCCGGCGACGCGGCGCGGCTGGGCCTGACGCTGCGGTCCCTCGACGTCCTGCTGGCCACCATGCCGTCGGGCGTCCAGGAGCGGTGGTTCGCGCGCCTGTACTTCGCCAAGCCCATGATCCTGAGCTGCCTGTTCGCGTTCTGGTTGATCTCGGGCGTGATCGGCCTGACAGTCGGCTTCGATGCGGCGGTGCGGACCCTGAGCGTCGCGGGCGTCGAGCCGGGGCAAGCCAGCGCGGCGGTGGTGGGCGGAAGCCTCGTCGACATCGCCCTGGCCCTGCTGGTGGCTCACCGACGAACAGCGGCCCTGGCCCTGAAGGGTATGCTGCTGGTCACGGCCGGCTACCTGGCCGGCGGTGCGATCGTGCGGCCCGACCTGTGGCTGGATCCCATGGGACCACTGATCAAGAGCATTCCCGCCGCCGTTCTGGCCCTGGCGGCCCTCGCCGTCCTGGAGGAGCGCTGA
- a CDS encoding GtrA family protein has protein sequence MSLAALLTPARRAFLVSALRYGLAGVVNTLVGFSIIVALDVGLGLDPHLANAVGYAVGICVSFALSKLFVFKARRTARSAPLRYVVAVATAFALNQGVLTLARLVLPEAPLWRVAAQGSAAVSYTAALFLLSHFWVFAHVEAEREEA, from the coding sequence TTGAGCCTGGCGGCCCTGCTGACCCCCGCGCGGCGGGCGTTCCTGGTCTCGGCCCTGCGCTACGGCTTGGCGGGCGTAGTCAATACCCTGGTCGGCTTCTCGATCATCGTGGCGCTGGACGTCGGGCTGGGGCTGGACCCGCACCTGGCCAACGCCGTCGGCTACGCGGTCGGGATCTGCGTCAGCTTCGCCCTCTCCAAGCTGTTCGTGTTCAAGGCCCGGCGCACGGCCCGCTCGGCCCCGCTGCGCTATGTCGTGGCCGTGGCGACGGCCTTCGCCCTGAACCAGGGCGTGCTGACCCTGGCGCGGCTGGTCCTGCCCGAGGCGCCGCTATGGCGCGTGGCGGCGCAGGGGTCGGCGGCGGTCAGCTACACCGCCGCCCTGTTCCTGCTGTCCCACTTCTGGGTGTTCGCCCACGTGGAGGCCGAGCGGGAAGAGGCCTAG
- a CDS encoding DUF2269 family protein: MDLYGLVKAVHIVGAAVLLGTGAGIAFFMLMAHRTRQPVLIAHTAGIVVLADFVFTTSAVIAQPVTGAVLAHLAGLPLSTGWVATSLALYVVTGLCWLPVVWIQMRLRRLAQAAVEAGQPLPLAYDRLFRIWFLLGFPAFAAVLGIVWLMVVKPAF, from the coding sequence ATGGACCTCTACGGCCTGGTCAAGGCGGTCCACATCGTGGGCGCGGCGGTGCTGTTGGGGACGGGGGCGGGGATCGCCTTCTTCATGCTGATGGCTCACCGCACGCGCCAGCCGGTTCTGATCGCCCACACGGCGGGGATCGTGGTGCTGGCCGATTTCGTGTTCACTACCTCGGCCGTGATCGCCCAGCCGGTCACGGGCGCGGTGCTAGCCCATCTGGCTGGCCTTCCGCTGAGCACAGGTTGGGTGGCAACGAGCCTCGCTCTCTACGTTGTCACCGGCTTGTGCTGGCTGCCGGTGGTCTGGATCCAGATGCGGTTGCGGCGCCTGGCCCAGGCCGCCGTCGAGGCCGGCCAGCCACTGCCGCTGGCCTATGATCGGCTGTTCCGGATCTGGTTTTTGCTGGGCTTTCCGGCGTTCGCGGCGGTGCTGGGCATCGTCTGGCTGATGGTGGTCAAGCCCGCATTCTGA